A DNA window from Mytilus edulis chromosome 14, xbMytEdul2.2, whole genome shotgun sequence contains the following coding sequences:
- the LOC139504452 gene encoding uncharacterized protein isoform X1, with the protein MKLRSLMERHFDILFKYKLILLIINSYKWTTVSSTLRIPSVLPVVSEEFVKLTITTSTSLGARYKRSNPPNSSIGQGNQSKNVTSGPPDNSVGLSNNTGSPSLGMHNRQGTHIHNLQGTPEMNNMNAASNTPSDSGSPVVPSGSETSSVPRGRIGSYLLPNELRISFTLGNEAVHLDLLKNRQFGRNAVPVFTKLSDGSIVQHGLSSVKHVGSYYTDKDHTHNLHLECMSNSSSTCTHYRMFGSFEHNSDMHLIEPKVQPIDLGDECEHLHRIVKTDHIDGIKIDHLTLTGVKNSPAPTSLPAKKNNAEPTIDMIPSNTSNSMPMNNASTPTHENHSAPATIISTPANNNNSAAPTNITKISTNNEHRTPLAITSLPTHKAMAPKQANHPDPNKITSIPSKKKRPVSKTKSLPVTNKIPTPKKITSIPAKTKSRTPKNTSPENDKKKRPALKIKPMPMIKKNRTPKTITSKLLKKKPSPHKNTSGHIKKKSQAPKLRSTRIRKKHPTLKNITSIPPKTKHRTPKKIQSSLTKKKRPAPKSKSIGVKNKIPTPTTITSIPAKKKHSDPKKIRPEQDEKKRPASNIKSIRTKKPHPTPEKITSVPAKKKRPVHTIKSITANNKQGTRMKVSSLPEKVTHTSIKKIKSKRAKKNRQVSKIKSMTAKKKHPTPKTITSIPAKKNQSTPKKTTSVQPTEKSQATKVITSKERDNPSSDEIIQIPVQKSSPSDRMTSIPEKRRPSKIPSKTTKGLNRKLTSKLKADKSKTISSPKLSTRKHRRRKSRKIKGPRRNKRLKNKRIFAKNMATMFKRPRSPRRKNQKTLKKQRPHNSVFTIHRKRNKHQFNKISDRSTKDRSLAADLPIKSSFQQKENKTVVTTGTKKQHSDSKDQEETRKKQKNAITHMLNESDTFHENDKKLKNQEIQSHQMLNEPKPSIQHKTLQPEQLDKSSSKPWASIPGLKIPIDDIVLPFDSPLSIIDKQMSGNEERKYKSFYPKSKIKGVHHFGKFRDAVNTMWSGHMFDREHGGILGNSNSLSKSVLKAESAPQVETKINRIASILGQSKHRRKRATGNYNVEVFVVIDFPIYNFWLREENSNSDRAMQRVREYYTFLLLGVDNRFKKMNASYRVAVNLVGIYVAKRSSDLSFIQNHLSGGILNADTALSAMKQWVQTNGIPRHDHIMAFTRYDMRSGSFDTSGTAYLNSICTTRSNSIVEEKFDFIAATVAAHEIGHALGAVHDGENNRCSSSSGFIMVSVSQAMRPPNQKSPWEFSSCTSSEIGLYLDELNKKGSHCMQRTHPNAKNFNPGSQKRLGQTFDVDKQCEFIIGKGSYACRSFIGNSENVCTGVWCKTLDMTSTRCILGLPAEGTTCGSNKWCIGSSCVFDSRAPSRRRADCVFGDSPGLVLRGKTCTNLLRTEPFQCYSDSIKKNCCVSCEKVKTGIPNCDYGDKSTDCQRAKSLGQCSRFRSVCCQTCRNS; encoded by the exons ATGAAATTGCGTTCATTAATGGAGAGACATTTTGATAtacttttcaaatataaattaataCTTTTGATTATAAATTCTTATAAATGGACAACTGTATCATCAACGTTGCGAATTCCTTCCGTTTTACCTGTTGTTAGTGAAG AGTTTGTCAAACTTACAATAACTACATCTACATCTCTAGGAGCTCGATATAAACGTTCAAACCCTCCTAATAGTTCAATAGGTCAAGGGAATCAATCAAAAAATGTCACCTCTGGACCACCAGATAATTCAGTGGGCTTATCAAACAACACAGGATCTCCAAGTTTAGGAATGCATAATAGACAAGGGACACATATACACAATCTGCAAGGGACACCCGAAATGAATAACATGAACGCAGCATCGAACACTCCATCAGATTCAGGATCACCTGTAGTCCCATCTGGTTCTGAAACGTCATCAGTTCCAAGAGGACGGATCGGTTCATATCTCCTTCCTAATGAACTCCGTATTAGTTTTACTCTTGGTAATGAAGCAGTTCATCTAGATTTGTTAAAGAATAGACAATTCGGAAGAAATGCAGTACCTGTGTTCACAAAGTTATCAGATGGCAGTATTGTTCAGCATGGTCTTTCATCAGTAAAG CACGTTGGTTCATATTATACAGACAAAGATCATACTCATAATTTACATCTTGAATGTATGTCCAATTCAAGCAGCACATGTACACACTATAGAATG TTTGGATCATTTGAGCATAACTCTGACATGCACCTGATAGAACCAAAAGTTCAACCAATCGACCTAGGGGATGAATGTGAACACCTTCATCGCATTGTTAAAACAGATCATATTGATGGGATAAAAATCGACCATTTAACTTTGACAGGAG TTAAGAACAGTCCAGCTCCAACGTCATTACCAGCAAAAAAGAATAACGCAGAACCTACGATTGATATGATACCGTCGAATACGAGCAACTCTATGCCTATGAACAATGCGTCAACACCTACGCATGAAAACCACTCAGCTCCGGCTACCATTATATCAACACCAGCCAATAATAACAATTCAGCTGCTCCTACAAACATTACCAAAATATCGACTAATAATGAACATCGAACTCCTTTGGCAATCACATCTTTGCCGACACACAAGGCAATGGCACCAAAACAAGCAAATCACCCAGATCCTAACAAAATTACGTCCATCCCGTCAAAAAAGAAACGTCCAGTTTCAAAAACTAAATCATTGCCAGTGACAAATAAAATCCCTACACCTAAGAAAATCACATCGATACCAGCAAAGACAAAATCACGCACTCCAAAGAACACTTCACCAGAAAACGATAAGAAAAAACGTCCAGCTCTAAAAATAAAACCGATGCCAATGATAAAGAAAAACCGTACACCTAAAACAATCACATCAAAGCTATTAAAGAAAAAACCCAGTCCTCATAAGAATACATCAGGACACATTAAGAAAAAGAGTCAAGCTCCAAAACTCAGATCAACACGAATAAGAAAGAAACATCCTACACTTAAGAATATCACTTCGATACCACCAAAGACAAAACATCgcactccaaagaaaattcagtCATCACTAACTAAGAAGAAACGTCCAGCCCCCAAAAGTAAATCAATAGGCGTGAAAAACAAAATCCCCACGCCTACGACAATCACATCAATACCAGCAAAGAAAAAACACAGTGATCCTAAGAAAATAAGACCAGAACAAGATGAAAAGAAACGTCCAGCTTCAAACATTAAATCAATACGAACAAAAAAGCCACATCCTACACCTGAGAAAATCACATCAGTACCAGCAAAGAAGAAACGTCCAGTTCACACCATTAAATCAATAACCGCGAATAATAAACAAGGCACTCGCATGAAAGTCTCGTCTTTACCAGAAAAGGTGACACATACTTCTATtaagaaaatcaaatcaaaacgAGCAAAGAAAAACCGCCAAGTTTCAAAAATTAAATCTATGACGGCGAAAAAGAAACATCCTACACCTAAGACAATCACATCAATACCAGCAAAGAAAAATCAAAGTACTCCAAAGAAAACAACATCAGTGCAACCTACGGAGAAAAGTCAAGCTACGAAGGTAATTACATCTAAAGAGAGGGACAATCCTTCATCTGATGAAATTATACAAATACCAGTGCAGAAAAGTTCGCCTTCTGACAGAATGACATCAATACCAGAGAAAAGACGCCCGTCTAAGATTCCATCAAAAACCACAAAAGGTCTAAACAGAAAACTTACATCAAAGCTGAAAGCAG ACAAGTCAAAAACCATATCATCACCTAAGCTTTCTACCCGAAAACATAGACGTAGAAAGTCCAGAAAAATCAAAG gtCCAAGACGAAATAAGAGGCtaaaaaataaaaggatttttGCAAAGAATATGGCAACTATGTTTAAAAGACCACGATCTCCACGGAGAAAGAATCAGAAGACACTTAAAAAACAAAGGCCACACAACTCTGTTTTTACCATTCatagaaaaagaaacaaacatcAATTTAACAAAATATCTGATAGAAGTACTAAAGATCGGAGTTTAGCTGCCGATCTTCCGATTAAATCATCCTTCcagcaaaaagaaaacaaaactgtTGTGACAACTGGTACTAAAAAGCAGCATTCCGACTCAAAAGATCAAGAAGAAACCAGGAAAAAACAGAAAAATGCAATTACTCATATGCTGAATGAATCTGATACGTTCCATGAAAacgataaaaagttgaaaaaccAAGAAATACAATCACATCAGATGTTAAATGAACCGAAACCTTCAATACAACACAAAACTTTGCAACCAGAACAGTTGGACAAATCGAGTTCGAAACCATGGGCCAGTATTCCAGGATTAAAGATACCGATTGATGATATTGTATTACCATTTG ACTCACCTTTGTCAATTATCGACAAACAGATGTCTGGCAATGAAGAAAGAAAATACAAATCATTTTAtccaaaatcaaaaataaaaggaGTTCATCATTTTGGAAAATTTAGAGATGCAGTAAATACCATGTGGTCTGGACATATGTTTGACAGAGAGCATGGTGGCATCTTGGGAAATTCTAACTCGTTATCTAAATCTGTATTGAAAGCAGAAAGTGCTCCTCAAGTCGAAACAAAGATCAACCGCATAGCATCAATATTGG GTCAGTCGAAACACAGAAGGAAGAGAGCGACTGGAAACTACAATGTGGAAGTATTTGTTGTAATTGACTTTCCGATATATAACTT CTGGTTGAGGGAGGAAAATTCCAATAGTGACAGAGCAATGCAACGAGTTCGAGAATATTAcacatttttgttgttggga GTAGATAACAGATTTAAGAAAATGAATGCATCTTACAGAGTGGCAGTAAACCTAGTAGGAATATATGTAGCTAAG CGATCATCTGATCTTAGTTTTATCCAGAACCATCTTTCAGGTGGCATTTTAAATGCTGACACCGCTCTCTCTGCAATGAAGCAGTGGGTGCAGACAAATGGAATCCCTAGGCATGATCATATCATGGCTTTTACAAG GTATGATATGCGTAGTGGATCGTTTGATACGTCAG gtACCGCTTACCTGAATTCCATTTGTACTACAAGATCAAACTCTATAGTGGAAGAAAAGTTTGATTTTATTGCTGCTACAGTTGCTGCACATGAGATTGGACATGc TTTAGGCGCAGTTCATGACGGCGAAAACAACAGGTGTTCTAGCTCAAGTGGATTCATAATGGTTTCAGTCAGTCAGGCTATGAGACCACCTAACCAAAAAAGTCCATGGGAATTTTCTTCCTGTACTTCCAGTGAAATTGGTTTATATCTAGACGAATTAAATAA AAAGGGTTCTCATTGTATGCAGCGGACACATCCTAATGCTAAAAATTTCAACCCTGGATCACAAAAAAGGCTAGGTCAGACATTCGACGTTGATAAACAGTGTGAATTCATCATAGGAAAAGGTTCTTATGCATGCAGA TCTTTTATAGGCAACAGTGAGAATGTGTGCACTGGAGTATGGTGTAAAACACTTGACATGACCTCTACACGCTGTATATTAGGCTTACCTGCAGAGGGGACAACGTGTGGATCTAACAAA TGGTGTATTGGAAGCAGCTGTGTATTCGATTCCAGAGCTCCGAGTCGAAGACGAG CTGATTGTGTGTTTGGTGATAGCCCAGGCTTGGTATTAAGAGGGAAAACGTGTACCAATCTACTGAGAACTGAGCCTTTCCAATGTTATAGTGATTCGATCAAGAAAAATTGTTGTGTAAGCTGTGAAAAGGTTAAAACTGGTATTCCTA ATTGTGATTACGGCGACAAGAGTACAGACTGTCAGAGAGCCAAATCACTTGGACAATGTTCTAGATTCAGGAGTGTATGCTGTCAGACTTGTAGAAATTcttaa
- the LOC139504452 gene encoding uncharacterized protein isoform X2: protein MKLRSLMERHFDILFKYKLILLIINSYKWTTVSSTLRIPSVLPVVSEEFVKLTITTSTSLGARYKRSNPPNSSIGQGNQSKNVTSGPPDNSVGLSNNTGSPSLGMHNRQGTHIHNLQGTPEMNNMNAASNTPSDSGSPVVPSGSETSSVPRGRIGSYLLPNELRISFTLGNEAVHLDLLKNRQFGRNAVPVFTKLSDGSIVQHGLSSVKHVGSYYTDKDHTHNLHLECMSNSSSTCTHYRMFGSFEHNSDMHLIEPKVQPIDLGDECEHLHRIVKTDHIDGIKIDHLTLTGVKNSPAPTSLPAKKNNAEPTIDMIPSNTSNSMPMNNASTPTHENHSAPATIISTPANNNNSAAPTNITKISTNNEHRTPLAITSLPTHKAMAPKQANHPDPNKITSIPSKKKRPVSKTKSLPVTNKIPTPKKITSIPAKTKSRTPKNTSPENDKKKRPALKIKPMPMIKKNRTPKTITSKLLKKKPSPHKNTSGHIKKKSQAPKLRSTRIRKKHPTLKNITSIPPKTKHRTPKKIQSSLTKKKRPAPKSKSIGVKNKIPTPTTITSIPAKKKHSDPKKIRPEQDEKKRPASNIKSIRTKKPHPTPEKITSVPAKKKRPVHTIKSITANNKQGTRMKVSSLPEKVTHTSIKKIKSKRAKKNRQVSKIKSMTAKKKHPTPKTITSIPAKKNQSTPKKTTSVQPTEKSQATKVITSKERDNPSSDEIIQIPVQKSSPSDRMTSIPEKRRPSKIPSKTTKGLNRKLTSKLKADKSKTISSPKLSTRKHRRRKSRKIKGPRRNKRLKNKRIFAKNMATMFKRPRSPRRKNQKTLKKQRPHNSVFTIHRKRNKHQFNKISDRSTKDRSLAADLPIKSSFQQKENKTVVTTGTKKQHSDSKDQEETRKKQKNAITHMLNESDTFHENDKKLKNQEIQSHQMLNEPKPSIQHKTLQPEQLDKSSSKPWASIPGLKIPIDDIVLPFGQSKHRRKRATGNYNVEVFVVIDFPIYNFWLREENSNSDRAMQRVREYYTFLLLGVDNRFKKMNASYRVAVNLVGIYVAKRSSDLSFIQNHLSGGILNADTALSAMKQWVQTNGIPRHDHIMAFTRYDMRSGSFDTSGTAYLNSICTTRSNSIVEEKFDFIAATVAAHEIGHALGAVHDGENNRCSSSSGFIMVSVSQAMRPPNQKSPWEFSSCTSSEIGLYLDELNKKGSHCMQRTHPNAKNFNPGSQKRLGQTFDVDKQCEFIIGKGSYACRSFIGNSENVCTGVWCKTLDMTSTRCILGLPAEGTTCGSNKWCIGSSCVFDSRAPSRRRADCVFGDSPGLVLRGKTCTNLLRTEPFQCYSDSIKKNCCVSCEKVKTGIPNCDYGDKSTDCQRAKSLGQCSRFRSVCCQTCRNS, encoded by the exons ATGAAATTGCGTTCATTAATGGAGAGACATTTTGATAtacttttcaaatataaattaataCTTTTGATTATAAATTCTTATAAATGGACAACTGTATCATCAACGTTGCGAATTCCTTCCGTTTTACCTGTTGTTAGTGAAG AGTTTGTCAAACTTACAATAACTACATCTACATCTCTAGGAGCTCGATATAAACGTTCAAACCCTCCTAATAGTTCAATAGGTCAAGGGAATCAATCAAAAAATGTCACCTCTGGACCACCAGATAATTCAGTGGGCTTATCAAACAACACAGGATCTCCAAGTTTAGGAATGCATAATAGACAAGGGACACATATACACAATCTGCAAGGGACACCCGAAATGAATAACATGAACGCAGCATCGAACACTCCATCAGATTCAGGATCACCTGTAGTCCCATCTGGTTCTGAAACGTCATCAGTTCCAAGAGGACGGATCGGTTCATATCTCCTTCCTAATGAACTCCGTATTAGTTTTACTCTTGGTAATGAAGCAGTTCATCTAGATTTGTTAAAGAATAGACAATTCGGAAGAAATGCAGTACCTGTGTTCACAAAGTTATCAGATGGCAGTATTGTTCAGCATGGTCTTTCATCAGTAAAG CACGTTGGTTCATATTATACAGACAAAGATCATACTCATAATTTACATCTTGAATGTATGTCCAATTCAAGCAGCACATGTACACACTATAGAATG TTTGGATCATTTGAGCATAACTCTGACATGCACCTGATAGAACCAAAAGTTCAACCAATCGACCTAGGGGATGAATGTGAACACCTTCATCGCATTGTTAAAACAGATCATATTGATGGGATAAAAATCGACCATTTAACTTTGACAGGAG TTAAGAACAGTCCAGCTCCAACGTCATTACCAGCAAAAAAGAATAACGCAGAACCTACGATTGATATGATACCGTCGAATACGAGCAACTCTATGCCTATGAACAATGCGTCAACACCTACGCATGAAAACCACTCAGCTCCGGCTACCATTATATCAACACCAGCCAATAATAACAATTCAGCTGCTCCTACAAACATTACCAAAATATCGACTAATAATGAACATCGAACTCCTTTGGCAATCACATCTTTGCCGACACACAAGGCAATGGCACCAAAACAAGCAAATCACCCAGATCCTAACAAAATTACGTCCATCCCGTCAAAAAAGAAACGTCCAGTTTCAAAAACTAAATCATTGCCAGTGACAAATAAAATCCCTACACCTAAGAAAATCACATCGATACCAGCAAAGACAAAATCACGCACTCCAAAGAACACTTCACCAGAAAACGATAAGAAAAAACGTCCAGCTCTAAAAATAAAACCGATGCCAATGATAAAGAAAAACCGTACACCTAAAACAATCACATCAAAGCTATTAAAGAAAAAACCCAGTCCTCATAAGAATACATCAGGACACATTAAGAAAAAGAGTCAAGCTCCAAAACTCAGATCAACACGAATAAGAAAGAAACATCCTACACTTAAGAATATCACTTCGATACCACCAAAGACAAAACATCgcactccaaagaaaattcagtCATCACTAACTAAGAAGAAACGTCCAGCCCCCAAAAGTAAATCAATAGGCGTGAAAAACAAAATCCCCACGCCTACGACAATCACATCAATACCAGCAAAGAAAAAACACAGTGATCCTAAGAAAATAAGACCAGAACAAGATGAAAAGAAACGTCCAGCTTCAAACATTAAATCAATACGAACAAAAAAGCCACATCCTACACCTGAGAAAATCACATCAGTACCAGCAAAGAAGAAACGTCCAGTTCACACCATTAAATCAATAACCGCGAATAATAAACAAGGCACTCGCATGAAAGTCTCGTCTTTACCAGAAAAGGTGACACATACTTCTATtaagaaaatcaaatcaaaacgAGCAAAGAAAAACCGCCAAGTTTCAAAAATTAAATCTATGACGGCGAAAAAGAAACATCCTACACCTAAGACAATCACATCAATACCAGCAAAGAAAAATCAAAGTACTCCAAAGAAAACAACATCAGTGCAACCTACGGAGAAAAGTCAAGCTACGAAGGTAATTACATCTAAAGAGAGGGACAATCCTTCATCTGATGAAATTATACAAATACCAGTGCAGAAAAGTTCGCCTTCTGACAGAATGACATCAATACCAGAGAAAAGACGCCCGTCTAAGATTCCATCAAAAACCACAAAAGGTCTAAACAGAAAACTTACATCAAAGCTGAAAGCAG ACAAGTCAAAAACCATATCATCACCTAAGCTTTCTACCCGAAAACATAGACGTAGAAAGTCCAGAAAAATCAAAG gtCCAAGACGAAATAAGAGGCtaaaaaataaaaggatttttGCAAAGAATATGGCAACTATGTTTAAAAGACCACGATCTCCACGGAGAAAGAATCAGAAGACACTTAAAAAACAAAGGCCACACAACTCTGTTTTTACCATTCatagaaaaagaaacaaacatcAATTTAACAAAATATCTGATAGAAGTACTAAAGATCGGAGTTTAGCTGCCGATCTTCCGATTAAATCATCCTTCcagcaaaaagaaaacaaaactgtTGTGACAACTGGTACTAAAAAGCAGCATTCCGACTCAAAAGATCAAGAAGAAACCAGGAAAAAACAGAAAAATGCAATTACTCATATGCTGAATGAATCTGATACGTTCCATGAAAacgataaaaagttgaaaaaccAAGAAATACAATCACATCAGATGTTAAATGAACCGAAACCTTCAATACAACACAAAACTTTGCAACCAGAACAGTTGGACAAATCGAGTTCGAAACCATGGGCCAGTATTCCAGGATTAAAGATACCGATTGATGATATTGTATTACCATTTG GTCAGTCGAAACACAGAAGGAAGAGAGCGACTGGAAACTACAATGTGGAAGTATTTGTTGTAATTGACTTTCCGATATATAACTT CTGGTTGAGGGAGGAAAATTCCAATAGTGACAGAGCAATGCAACGAGTTCGAGAATATTAcacatttttgttgttggga GTAGATAACAGATTTAAGAAAATGAATGCATCTTACAGAGTGGCAGTAAACCTAGTAGGAATATATGTAGCTAAG CGATCATCTGATCTTAGTTTTATCCAGAACCATCTTTCAGGTGGCATTTTAAATGCTGACACCGCTCTCTCTGCAATGAAGCAGTGGGTGCAGACAAATGGAATCCCTAGGCATGATCATATCATGGCTTTTACAAG GTATGATATGCGTAGTGGATCGTTTGATACGTCAG gtACCGCTTACCTGAATTCCATTTGTACTACAAGATCAAACTCTATAGTGGAAGAAAAGTTTGATTTTATTGCTGCTACAGTTGCTGCACATGAGATTGGACATGc TTTAGGCGCAGTTCATGACGGCGAAAACAACAGGTGTTCTAGCTCAAGTGGATTCATAATGGTTTCAGTCAGTCAGGCTATGAGACCACCTAACCAAAAAAGTCCATGGGAATTTTCTTCCTGTACTTCCAGTGAAATTGGTTTATATCTAGACGAATTAAATAA AAAGGGTTCTCATTGTATGCAGCGGACACATCCTAATGCTAAAAATTTCAACCCTGGATCACAAAAAAGGCTAGGTCAGACATTCGACGTTGATAAACAGTGTGAATTCATCATAGGAAAAGGTTCTTATGCATGCAGA TCTTTTATAGGCAACAGTGAGAATGTGTGCACTGGAGTATGGTGTAAAACACTTGACATGACCTCTACACGCTGTATATTAGGCTTACCTGCAGAGGGGACAACGTGTGGATCTAACAAA TGGTGTATTGGAAGCAGCTGTGTATTCGATTCCAGAGCTCCGAGTCGAAGACGAG CTGATTGTGTGTTTGGTGATAGCCCAGGCTTGGTATTAAGAGGGAAAACGTGTACCAATCTACTGAGAACTGAGCCTTTCCAATGTTATAGTGATTCGATCAAGAAAAATTGTTGTGTAAGCTGTGAAAAGGTTAAAACTGGTATTCCTA ATTGTGATTACGGCGACAAGAGTACAGACTGTCAGAGAGCCAAATCACTTGGACAATGTTCTAGATTCAGGAGTGTATGCTGTCAGACTTGTAGAAATTcttaa
- the LOC139504453 gene encoding whirlin-like produces MDSCLDLTPVKIPRPQIYSVVDLAIMNSKKELEIKLKDLKKKYLGVHVEIVTIYRTKPTFGVAVQGGADTQQKTPIVVHIQPGGSAFASGTLKCGHEILEINGTSTEKLKHDEIANLIANEFKTATSIQPMELVVKSFVTSL; encoded by the exons ATGGATAGCTGTCTAGACCTTACTCCTGTAAAGATACCCAGACCACAAATATACTCAGTGGTGGACTTAGCTATTATGAACTCTAAAAAGGAG TTGGAGATAAAGCTTAAAGATCTCAAAAAGAAGTACTTGGGTGTCCATGTTGAAATAGTGACAATTTACAGAACGAAACCTACGTTTGGTGTGGCAGTACAAGGTGGGGCAGATACTCAACAAAAAACTCCTATAGTAGTTCATATTCAG CCTGGTGGTTCGGCATTTGCCTCTGGAACGTTAAAGTGTGGACATGAAATTTTGGAAATCAACGGAACTTCAACTGAGAAGTTAAAACATGACGAAATAGCAAATCTTATTGCTAACGAATTTAAGACTGCAACTAGCATACAACCTATGGAATTAGTAGTTAAAAGTTTTGTCACTAGTTTATAG